ATAGCCGCCGCCAAGACGGCTAGGCGCAAATCCAGCCATTCGGCTCTGCAAATCAGTTCAGCTCCTTGCTCCAGTTATTAAAACGATACCTGGAAGTGCCGATTCACAGCCAGTCAGCAATTCGTGTCCTGCGCTTTGCTCTCGTGTTTTGTTCTCATCGCGGGGTGATGGCTCGGGATATGGCAGAAGCCGTCTGACCGTCAACTCCCGGCCCGCTCCATTCGCTACGCTCCCGTGTTGGGGGCATGACCGCCAGCCTCTTGGCCCCTGCCTTTGCACCGTCGCCCCCGCAGTGGGGGATAACAAAACAAACGGAGCAAAATTATGACGCAGAAAACACTCACTAAAGCTGAATTGAGCCAGTTCACCGGCACCGAACTATGGCACCGCCACAGCATCGCACGAAACGTGCTTTACACAGATGGCGCAAAGCACGTCGCTGAATCCGCTGGAGCCTACTGGCTGCTCGATGAAATCGCCTTCGCTCAATCCATCCGGGCAGTTACCGCAGAAGGCTTCCAGCTCTGGAAGCTGAAGGTCAGCCCCAACCATTCAGCCACGCTTGCCTGTGAAGACGGCAATTCAAA
The DNA window shown above is from Prosthecobacter fusiformis and carries:
- a CDS encoding DUF6876 family protein, which codes for MTQKTLTKAELSQFTGTELWHRHSIARNVLYTDGAKHVAESAGAYWLLDEIAFAQSIRAVTAEGFQLWKLKVSPNHSATLACEDGNSNIVFSRACFKTVQVLKMA